AGTGAGGTTTCTACACACACCTGCCCCTAACAGGAGGCCCAAGAAGGAGTCGCTGACCACAGCTGCATCCTTGACTGTTTTATCTACGGTTTTGCCTAATAAAGGTGGAAGAATTGGGTGAATGAAAGTGGGATTACAAATGcctcaaaaattatataaaagatgaaaaatattctcTCTTTACAGGAGTGGGattagagaaagaaagcaagtgacatgggtgggggtagggggaaaattcaataaaatgatactgaatgaagggaaaaaatgatataATAGGGAAGAAATAGAAGTATCCTCGTTATCCAAAAATACAGGAACAGTTAAATAATTTTATGACATGTCTATAAGATGGAATTCTAAGCAGCTGTTAAAAACAATTGGATATTGAAAATATTCATAGTAAAATAGTGGCTGAAGAAAAGTATGATAAaactatatgtgtatatgtcCTAATtctaaagttgtttttaaatatatagataaaagACTGGAAAGATACATGCCTATTTGTTGACAGTAGTTTTCTCTGGATGATGAAAGTAAAggcaatttgcattttcttttgcaTAGGTTTATAAATTGCatgcattttatattaaataaaactaCTTTTCAAACACCTAAAAATCTTGGCAGATGATCTGATCCTGGGCCAACATATTTGAAACATGTTATGTCTCTAAAATGACTCGAAAGGGACATCCTTGGctgtccagttgttaggactcggggctttcactgcagtggcgatggcccctggttcaatccctgtttggggaagtaagatcccaaaagccacaggaccaaaataaaataaacataaatacataaatatattgggttggccgaaAAGTTCGTTAGGGTTTGTCCATAAGATCTTatgaaagggacttccctggtggtccagtggctaagatttttgggctcccagtgctgggggtggggttggtgttctacccctggtcagggaactagacctcatgtgcctcaactaagacccccccccccccgccccctggagccaaaaaaaaaaaaagaatctgagtgTGTCCTATTGGAGGTTCTGAaggatgttttattatttttaacacctacttatttatttatattttcttaactgcactgcacagcaggtgggatcttatttccctgaccagggatggaaaccgtACCCCTCGCATTGGaatcactggacaaccagggaagtccctgaagaacgctttaatgaagaaaggaagaatgatgggagggaaagaaggaaatggtaaaggtaaataatagaaaataccCAGATTCTTCTTCTCTAGGAGGAAAATGAAGCTGTGGGAATgtgccctgtgctgtgcttagtcactcagtcgtgtctgactctttgcaaccccatggactgtggccagccaggctcctctgtctatggggattctccaggcaagaatactgtccaGCCCTCTATTAATATTGATTTGTTGGAGACTCCTCCTGACCACGTTCTCAGAGTCACTGAGTCACCAACCTCGGGTGtccactccctcctccctgccaggCCCCCGTGAGGAATTAGTAGCAGCCCAATTCCTCGAGACCCCCATCCCTCTCAGCCGGAGATGAGGAGGCTGACACTGACCGTGACAATCTCCAGCACCTCGTTCTTGCTGATGGTCCCATTGCCATCCACGTCATAGAGGGAGAAGGCCCACTCCAGCTTCTGGTTGGTCTTGCCCGCGCTGGTCATGTGTAGGGCAATGACAtactccttgaagtccaaggtgCCATCGCTGTTGGCATCAAAGCTGCGGAACACGTGCTGGGCATAGGCCTTGGGGTCGGCCTCGGGGAAGAACTTGGAGTAGATGGTCTGGAACTCCTGCCGGGTGATCCGGCCACTGGGGCACTCCTTCAGGAAGGACTGGTACCAGGAGCTCAGCTCCTCCTCCGTGAACTTGGTGTTCAGCTGCAGCTCCTCCAGGATCTCCTTGGACAGGGCCCCACTCTTGCTGTTCCCCATGGGTGAGGTGGTGTGGGCCCGGCCGGGCTATCACTGCTGGGTGGATGGGAGCAATGGGGTCTCCTGGCTGCCGGGCTTGGTGCCGCAGGAGACAGTCGCACCCTGAGATGCTGATGGATTAGGCGGATTTGTGGCCGGGTCACCCCAGTacttggagggaggaggggcctggAGCTTGCGGTTAGGGGAGGGAGGCGAGCTCCCAGAAGCCCCCTGAGATTAAAATAAAGAGCTGACAGCAGGAGGTCAATCCATCTTGGCCTTCTGGGAGGCCGGGACAGTAGATCAGAATCTTGAGACCTGAGGCCTCACCTAGGCCCCGCGGCCATCCCTACCTCACCCCCCACCGCTAGCTCTAGCTCTCTAAGAGCAAGGATGCTCCCTGCCTGTCTTCCGTTGCCCTAACTCTGAGAGTCTCTGCGGCAGGGGTGGTCCTATGATGCTGGGTTAGGAGTCAGGCTCTGGAACCAGCACAGGTTCAAACCTTAGCTTTGCAATTTACTAGCCGTGTGACCCTCTggcgcatttctttttctttcatttttttaaaaattggagtataattgatttacaatgctgcgttagtttctgctgtacagtagcgTGTGTCATCTGTAAgtgtacatacatcccctccctctcaagCCTCCCTCGCACCGCCCTcccccgtcccacccctctagctcatcacagagcaccgagctgagctccctgaccTATACAGCGGCTTCAGGCATGTTTCTTAACCTGTCTCTGCCTAGAGTTCTCTTCTAATCTTTCACCTCCCTCATGGTTTTCCTTAAATGTTGCCTTCTCAGTAACAGCAGCACCCCCATCCCAACCACCAGCAAGCCCCAACTGTTTATCCTGCGTGGTTGTTCTTCCTCTCGAGCACACCTTCTGACTTAGTGTTTATTTATTCCACGTGCTGCCTGGGATGGCATCAGAATGAAAGCACCGTGAAGGCAGGGATTCTGTTTTGTTCCCCACTGCATTTCCTTTGCATGAAGGGTACCTGCCAGCTTTGGGCCCTCAGTGACCATTCCTTGACTAAATGGGCATCGTAATAGCATCGCTGTTACTGTAAGCctgaaatgagttaatatgtgCAGTGCATTTACGATAGAGCTGGGCGGTAGTAAGAGCCGAACAcatgttgaaagtgaaaagtgaaagtgaaagttgctcagtcatgtccaattctttacgaccccatggacagtccatggaattctccaggccagaatactggagtgggtagcctttcctttctccaggggatcttcccaacctagggatcaaacccaggtctcccatattgcaggtggattctttaccagttgagccacaagggaagcccaagaacactggagtgggtagcctatcccttctccaggggatcttcccaatacaggaatcaaaccagggtctcccacattgcagatggattctttaccaactgagctatcaaggaagccctgaaCACATGTTACCTTTTGCCAATATTCTTCtgtgacagggatcaagaactgCACTGCGAACAGAGGCCAGGCCAGCATGTGGAGTGTGTGAGTGAAGCCAGGGAATTAGGAAGGCAATACGGAGTGGTGAGGCCTATGTCCCACATGGCAGGGGCTGCCTCCATTAGAATGTAGTCAGATGGGATTATGGCCTGGTGTTACTAGACTTTTTGGTAACCCAAGAGAAATCAGAAATCAGATTTCCAGATGCAATTTCCAAACTGTGGGAGTGATTTCCAATTTTTTCAACAACATGGTGTGGGATAAATACAACTTACCTGTGGCTTGATTTCAGCTGTATATCGTTGGTTGGCAACCAAGCCTGGTGCCAGGAGCTGGAAGACAGTAGTATGTgcttgctgagtgaatgaatggacaagAAGGAGCTCTGCCAGGGGAGGCTTCCACCCCTGTGGTCAGCTCAGTACCCAGTGTGGGCCTCAGGGAAGAGCCCTCATGAGTAGGCTTGTACCTGAAATCTCAACACCCGAAGGAGAGGCCACTGGTGCCCTTGCTTGGCTGAGCATCACACCTGGAACCCCAGAATCGCCATCTAGAATGGGAGAGAAGTCTCGGCTTTACCCAGGGGTGGTTACTACAAAGGGCTTTGTAGggggcgctggtggtaaagaacccgcctgccaatgtaggaggcacaggagatgtgggttggatccctgggttgagaagatcccctgaaggaagaaatggccaccccctccagtgttcttgcctggagcatctcatggacagaggagcctggccggccacAGTCCGtagggccacacagagtcagacacaactgaagcagcctGGCACGCACACACAGTAACTGCAAAGAATAAAGCGCATAACTGCAAAGAATAAAGCGCACAGTGTGCAGGCAGGTGACTTAGGGTTTGTATCCTATTTCATAAGAGGCTAATGGCAGGTCCCTGCTGCTGGGAGAAAGACATCCACCAGCCCCCGCTAATGTTATGCAGGAAGGACCCGGAAGTTCAGGCTCAGGTGTGCTGACCCACTCCTCCTCGTCGCCCCACCCACTGAGGGTCCAGAGTGCTTCTCAGGAGGCCTTAATgttagatgtgtgtgtgtctgtgtacttACTATTTTTTCCATCAGTTTTTGATAGCATAGTCTTTCTTAAAAGGAGTGGTTTCTCCTTTTCTAGGCTTTCACTAGCCCGCAGCAAGGCATTTGTTCTCAAGAGCAGCTAGAAATAGGACAgtcatcaaacaaacaaaacccaagccCTGAAAATGAAGTCAGACGCCTCCACCCTTGCCTCTGAACCTGGTGTGCGAGGATTAGAAGTGCTTCCTGGGTGTCCACACCGAGCCTGCAGGTGAGACAAGGCCAATGTCACAGGAAGAAACCAAGCTCTCGTTCTCAAGGAGTGAGCAGAGTGGGCAAGAAGCTGTGTTTCTCAAGGTGAGGAGCTGGGTTGCCATGACAACAAAGAGGCTGTGGGCCAGGAGACAGGACCCCGTGTTAACACGGAAGGCAGCCAGagcccccagcccctctgccCCTCTCAAGAGCAAGGAGCAGGTGCTGCCCACACTCTTCAGGTTGCTGTGCCCAGGAGGGCCCGACCGTGGGAGGGGACCACAGGCAGCTGTGTCGATGCTGAGAGAGGGGTCATGACCTGGAGGTTTGTTTGAAAACCTGCGTAAACATCTTCTATCAGAGGGAGAGTTTATGTTCCTTAGCCAAACAAGTTGTTGGAGATGATGTATTGTGAGGGGATTTGTTAAGTCTAAGCTGGGGCCATAAACTGTCCCCGAGCCCCAAAGACCACTTGGGGAGAAGCCCTCGTCTCTGGCCAGTGCATCTGTTTGTGTCTCCCCCTCCCAGCCTGGCCTTGACTGAAAGACACACACTCTTCCCAGAGGCTGGCCCTGTCCTCTCCCTAAGCTGGGAGCCCCGTAGCCCcggtccccctcccccaccttcccttGCTGTGAGCAGAAGGACAAGAGAGCCCTTTGACCCTGGTCTGGAAGCAGAGGGGAAAGagggctcagagagggtgagtgGGAGGCAGAGAATGGGAGGAACGCCTCTCCCATGGCTGTCTCCATCATGGTAAACAGCAGTCT
The DNA window shown above is from Bos javanicus breed banteng chromosome 19, ARS-OSU_banteng_1.0, whole genome shotgun sequence and carries:
- the RCVRN gene encoding recoverin yields the protein MGNSKSGALSKEILEELQLNTKFTEEELSSWYQSFLKECPSGRITRQEFQTIYSKFFPEADPKAYAQHVFRSFDANSDGTLDFKEYVIALHMTSAGKTNQKLEWAFSLYDVDGNGTISKNEVLEIVTAIFKMISPEDTKRLPEDENTPEKRAEKIWGFFGKKDDDKLTEKEFIEGTLANKEILRLIQFEPQKVKEKLKEKKP